In Halobacterium noricense, the genomic stretch CCAGTTCTTGGAACGTTTCGCTGTCGGCCGTTTCTTCGAGGTACTCGCGAATCGCTTCGACGAGCAGATCTGTCCGGTCGGTATCGAAGAGGTCGGCGACCGCGTCAAGCCGCTCGACGAGGTACTCTGGGGACTGGAAGTGTACCCGTCGTGGCTCGTCGCTCGCGTTCATACTATGCGCGTCTTCTGCACATAGACTGATAACCGTTTCGGCGACTGCACACAGCTTGCACATCTATCTTCGGCCGCGAGTTGTCAATCGTTGCTTGCGGTATCGAACTCGCCGACCTCCGTGTGCTTCGTCGAGCGGTCGAAGACGCTTGCCGGGACGGCCTCGACGGCCGCCCGAATCGACGCCAGCGCATCGTCCGGAAACGCCTCGGATGAGGTCCGGGTGCGGCGCTCGCTCAATCGGGTGGCCTCCTCGACGACGACCATACTGGCTCTCGACGACCAGCGACCTGATAAAACCCGTCGCGAGCGGCGGTCTCGCGTCGAAGGCCGGACGACGCATCCGTATTCGGGACGGTCAGAACGCGCGGTGGTACTGGACGGGCACGTCGACCCTCTCCTCGCGGCCGAGTTCCTTCGCGGCGTGCAGCGGGAAGTAGGGGTCGCGGAGGAACTCGCGGCCGACGATGGCGAGGTCCGCGCGGTCGTTGCGGATGATGGCGTCGGCCTGCTCGGCGGACGTGATGCCGCCGACGGTGCCGACTTTGACGTCCGTCTCTCGGCTGTTCCGGATGTGTTCGGCGAACCGGAGCTGGTAGTTCGGGCCGGTCCACTCGATGTTCTGGTCGGGGTGAATCCCACCGGAGGAGACGTCGACGAGGTCCGCGCCGACCTCGTAGAGGTCGTCGGCGAGGCGGGCGGACTGCTCGACGTCCCAGGAGTCGCGGTCGTCGAGCCAGTCGGTCGCGGAGATGCGCACGAAGACGGCTTTGTCCTCGCCCATCTCCTCGCGGACGGCTTCCGTGACCTCGCGGACGATGCGGGTGCGGTTCTCGAAGCTCCCACCGTACTCGTCGTCGCGGTCGTTGGTCACCGGGGAGAGGAACTCGTGGAGGAGGTAGCCGTGGGCAGCGTGGACTTCCGCGATTTCGAAGCCGGCTTCGCGGGAGCGCCGGGCGGCCTCGCGGAACGACTCGACGACTTCGTCGATGCCGTCCGGGTCGAGGGCTTCGGTCGCGGGCGGCTCCTGCTCGTAGGGCCACGGCTCGTCGGAGGGGCCGACGACCGTCCAGCCGCCGTCCTCGGGGTGGACTGGTTCGGAGCCCTCCCACGGTCGGGACTTCGAGCCCTTCCGGCCGGCGTGCGCGAGCTGGATGCCGGGCGTCGCGCCCTGCGACTTCACGAAGTCGAC encodes the following:
- a CDS encoding NADH:flavin oxidoreductase/NADH oxidase, whose protein sequence is MTDDVFSPLELRETTARNRFVVSPMCQYSVEDRDGLATDWHRVHLGSRATGGAGIVMTEATAVEPRGRITPEDLGIWSDEHRDALDPIVDFVKSQGATPGIQLAHAGRKGSKSRPWEGSEPVHPEDGGWTVVGPSDEPWPYEQEPPATEALDPDGIDEVVESFREAARRSREAGFEIAEVHAAHGYLLHEFLSPVTNDRDDEYGGSFENRTRIVREVTEAVREEMGEDKAVFVRISATDWLDDRDSWDVEQSARLADDLYEVGADLVDVSSGGIHPDQNIEWTGPNYQLRFAEHIRNSRETDVKVGTVGGITSAEQADAIIRNDRADLAIVGREFLRDPYFPLHAAKELGREERVDVPVQYHRAF